From Streptomyces sp. NBC_00237, a single genomic window includes:
- a CDS encoding GntR family transcriptional regulator: MTAFAPDSLVLNRKLPLWYQVSQSLRASILGRTPDASLRLPTEEQLAAHYGVSVLTMRQALKELESEGLISRHRRRGTFIEPGARRGAPRRLIGSIDAIVAQQSGEPTTLLSHGPVAVPGDLAEHFPDVDRVMTYRRLRRDADTGEPTNWAENAVRPEIGDRLKADDLERWPMTKVLRDVVGVRISRITDTIEARLADPETAGLLGVPLCSPILHYTGVTYDVEGRVVDVARIRYRGDRFSFSVTVESPTQ, translated from the coding sequence GTGACCGCCTTCGCCCCCGACTCCCTCGTCCTGAACCGGAAGCTCCCCCTCTGGTACCAGGTCTCCCAGTCGTTGCGCGCCTCGATACTGGGCCGCACGCCCGACGCCTCGCTGCGGCTGCCCACCGAGGAGCAGCTCGCCGCGCACTACGGCGTCAGCGTGCTGACCATGCGCCAGGCGCTCAAGGAGCTGGAGTCGGAGGGCCTGATCAGCAGGCACCGCAGGCGGGGCACGTTCATCGAGCCGGGGGCCAGGCGGGGCGCGCCGCGCCGCCTCATCGGCTCGATCGACGCGATCGTGGCCCAGCAGTCGGGCGAGCCGACGACGCTGCTGAGCCACGGCCCGGTGGCGGTGCCCGGGGACCTCGCCGAGCACTTCCCCGACGTGGACCGGGTGATGACGTACCGGCGGCTGCGCCGCGACGCGGACACCGGCGAGCCCACCAACTGGGCCGAGAACGCGGTGCGTCCGGAGATCGGCGACCGGCTGAAGGCCGACGACCTGGAGCGCTGGCCGATGACGAAGGTGCTGCGCGACGTCGTCGGCGTACGCATCAGCCGCATCACCGACACCATCGAGGCCCGACTCGCCGACCCGGAGACGGCCGGGCTCCTCGGGGTGCCGCTGTGCTCGCCGATCCTGCACTACACGGGCGTCACGTACGACGTCGAGGGGCGCGTGGTGGACGTGGCGCGCATCCGCTACCGGGGCGACCGGTTCTCCTTCTCGGTGACCGTGGAGTCGCCGACG
- a CDS encoding Zn-dependent alcohol dehydrogenase codes for MTRAAVLRAPHTALQVTDITLPAPAPGQVRVKLAAAGVCHSDLSLTNGTMRVPLPAVLGHEGAGTVTEVGEGVAHLAPGDPVVLNWAPSCGTCHSCGLGEVWLCADALTGAGDVYARTADDGTALHPGLNVAAFAEETVVAANCVLPAPQGIPLTDAALLGCAVLTGYGAVHHSARVREGETVVVYGVGGVGLAAIQSARLAKAGQVIAVDVSPAKEELARQAGATDYLVASDATAKDVRRLTGGHGADVAVECVGRAATIRTAWESTRRGGRTTVVGIGGKDQQVTFNALEIFHWGRTLTGCVYGNSDPARDLPVLAEHIRAGRLDLASMVTERITLDGIPAAFDTMLAGKGGRALVVF; via the coding sequence ATGACCCGTGCCGCCGTCCTTCGTGCCCCGCACACCGCCCTCCAGGTCACCGACATCACCCTCCCCGCCCCGGCCCCCGGCCAGGTTCGTGTCAAGCTGGCCGCCGCCGGGGTCTGTCACTCCGACCTCTCCCTCACCAACGGCACCATGCGTGTCCCCCTCCCCGCCGTCCTCGGACACGAGGGAGCCGGGACCGTGACGGAGGTCGGCGAGGGGGTGGCCCACCTCGCCCCCGGCGACCCCGTCGTCCTCAACTGGGCGCCCTCCTGCGGCACCTGCCACTCCTGCGGACTCGGCGAGGTCTGGCTCTGTGCCGACGCACTCACCGGCGCCGGTGATGTCTATGCCCGTACGGCCGACGACGGCACCGCACTCCACCCCGGCCTCAACGTCGCGGCCTTCGCCGAAGAGACCGTCGTCGCCGCCAACTGCGTCCTGCCCGCCCCGCAGGGAATTCCGCTCACCGACGCCGCCCTGCTCGGGTGCGCCGTGCTCACCGGGTACGGAGCGGTGCACCACAGCGCCCGGGTGCGGGAGGGCGAGACCGTCGTCGTGTACGGGGTGGGAGGGGTCGGACTCGCCGCGATCCAGTCCGCCCGCCTGGCGAAAGCGGGCCAGGTCATCGCCGTCGACGTCTCCCCCGCCAAGGAGGAGCTCGCGCGGCAGGCCGGTGCCACCGACTACCTCGTCGCCTCCGACGCCACCGCCAAGGACGTCCGCAGGCTCACCGGCGGGCACGGCGCCGACGTCGCCGTCGAGTGCGTGGGCCGCGCCGCCACCATCCGTACCGCCTGGGAGTCCACCCGCAGGGGAGGCCGCACCACCGTCGTCGGCATCGGCGGCAAGGACCAGCAGGTCACCTTCAACGCCCTGGAGATCTTCCACTGGGGAAGGACGCTGACCGGCTGCGTGTACGGCAACAGCGACCCGGCCCGTGACCTGCCCGTCCTCGCCGAGCACATCCGGGCGGGCCGCCTCGACCTCGCGTCCATGGTCACCGAGCGCATCACCCTCGACGGCATTCCGGCCGCCTTCGACACGATGCTCGCGGGCAAGGGCGGCCGGGCGCTGGTGGTGTTCTAG
- a CDS encoding TetR/AcrR family transcriptional regulator, with product MTHGYEPDVPPAAAALRRAPVQQRSAERLTRILDACAALLDEVGYEELSTRAVAARAHVPIGSVYRFFGNKRAMADALALRNLDHYAERVGAGVVGLAGGDWRGAIDVVLDEYLAMRRTVPGFTLVDFGMQIPLGRPADDSNSRLADRLAELLAAQIGRTPDVALRRTFLVAVEAADAVLQLAFRTDPSGDAAVVREARELLRAYLARVLD from the coding sequence GTGACCCACGGATACGAGCCCGACGTCCCCCCGGCCGCCGCCGCGCTGCGTCGCGCCCCCGTCCAGCAGCGCAGCGCCGAGCGGCTGACCCGGATCCTCGACGCCTGCGCGGCCCTCCTCGACGAGGTCGGCTACGAGGAACTGAGCACCCGGGCGGTCGCCGCCCGCGCCCACGTGCCCATCGGCTCCGTCTACCGCTTCTTCGGCAACAAACGCGCCATGGCCGACGCCCTCGCCCTGCGCAACCTCGACCACTACGCGGAACGCGTCGGCGCGGGGGTGGTGGGGCTCGCGGGGGGTGACTGGCGCGGCGCGATCGACGTCGTACTCGACGAGTACCTGGCCATGCGCCGTACGGTCCCCGGCTTCACCCTGGTCGACTTCGGCATGCAGATCCCGCTGGGCCGCCCGGCGGACGACTCCAACAGCCGCCTCGCCGACCGCCTCGCCGAACTCCTGGCCGCCCAGATCGGACGCACCCCCGACGTGGCGCTGCGCCGTACCTTCCTGGTGGCCGTGGAGGCGGCCGACGCGGTGCTCCAACTCGCCTTCCGGACCGACCCGTCGGGGGACGCGGCGGTGGTGCGGGAGGCGCGGGAGCTGTTGCGGGCGTATCTGGCGCGGGTGCTGGACTGA
- a CDS encoding aldehyde dehydrogenase family protein yields MQAQSGMYIGGAWRPALGEDTIAVVNPADEQVIAHVPAGTAADVDAAVAAAREAFPAWAATPPAERAALIGALRDGLAARKDEIAATVTAELGAPPAMAEAVHAGLPIMVAGSYAELAATYAFEEKVGNSTVYAEPVGVVGAITPWNYPLHQIVAKVAPALAAGCTVVLKPAEDTPLTAQLFAQVVHEAGLPGGVFNLVTGLGPVAGQALAEHAGVDLVSFTGSTAVGRRIGAVAGAAVKRVALELGGKSANVILPGADLAKAVNVGVANVMANSGQTCSAWTRMLVHRDDYEAAVTLAADAVAKYAPGERVGPLVNAKQLERVRGYIEKGVQEGARIVAGGAEAPLDTGYYVSPTVFADVTPEMTIAQEEIFGPVISMLRYEDEDDALRIANGTVYGLAGAVWGADREAAVGFARRMDTGQVDINGGRFNPLAPFGGYKQSGVGRELGSHGLAEYLQTKSLQF; encoded by the coding sequence GTGCAGGCGCAGAGCGGCATGTACATCGGCGGCGCATGGCGTCCCGCTCTCGGCGAGGACACGATCGCCGTCGTGAACCCCGCCGACGAGCAGGTCATCGCGCACGTTCCGGCGGGAACGGCCGCCGACGTGGACGCGGCGGTGGCCGCGGCACGGGAGGCGTTCCCCGCGTGGGCCGCCACACCGCCCGCCGAACGGGCCGCACTGATCGGCGCGCTGCGCGACGGGCTCGCCGCCCGCAAGGACGAGATCGCGGCGACCGTGACGGCGGAGCTGGGCGCACCGCCCGCCATGGCCGAGGCCGTGCACGCCGGACTGCCGATCATGGTCGCGGGTTCGTACGCCGAACTGGCCGCCACGTACGCCTTCGAGGAGAAGGTGGGCAACTCGACCGTCTACGCGGAGCCGGTGGGGGTCGTCGGGGCGATCACGCCGTGGAACTATCCGCTGCACCAGATCGTTGCCAAAGTGGCTCCCGCTCTGGCGGCGGGCTGCACGGTCGTCCTCAAGCCCGCCGAGGACACCCCGCTGACCGCGCAGCTCTTCGCCCAGGTGGTGCACGAAGCCGGGCTGCCCGGTGGGGTGTTCAACCTCGTGACGGGGCTCGGGCCGGTCGCGGGGCAGGCGCTCGCGGAGCACGCGGGTGTGGACCTGGTGTCGTTCACCGGGTCGACGGCCGTGGGGCGGCGGATCGGGGCGGTCGCGGGTGCGGCCGTGAAGCGGGTCGCGCTGGAGCTGGGCGGCAAGTCGGCGAACGTGATCCTGCCCGGGGCCGATCTGGCGAAGGCGGTCAACGTGGGGGTGGCCAATGTGATGGCCAACTCCGGGCAGACGTGCAGTGCGTGGACGCGGATGCTGGTGCACCGGGACGACTACGAGGCGGCTGTCACGCTGGCCGCGGACGCGGTGGCCAAGTACGCGCCGGGGGAACGGGTGGGGCCGCTCGTCAACGCGAAGCAGCTGGAGCGGGTGCGGGGGTACATCGAGAAGGGGGTCCAGGAGGGCGCCCGGATCGTCGCGGGCGGGGCCGAGGCTCCGCTGGACACGGGCTACTACGTCTCGCCGACCGTGTTCGCCGATGTCACGCCGGAGATGACGATCGCGCAGGAGGAGATCTTCGGTCCGGTGATCTCGATGCTGCGCTACGAGGACGAGGACGACGCGCTGAGGATCGCGAACGGGACGGTGTACGGGTTGGCCGGGGCGGTCTGGGGCGCGGACCGGGAGGCGGCGGTGGGATTCGCGCGGCGGATGGACACCGGGCAGGTGGACATCAACGGGGGGCGGTTCAATCCGCTGGCTCCCTTCGGGGGGTACAAGCAGTCCGGGGTCGGGCGGGAGCTGGGTTCCCACGGGCTGGCGGAGTACCTCCAGACGAAGTCCCTCCAGTTCTGA
- a CDS encoding molybdopterin-dependent oxidoreductase has product MYAAVPPEGPVSRTALRICPLCEATCGLTLTVEGARVTGARGDADDVFSRGFICPKGAAFGELDGDPDRLTAPLIRVNGQLEKASWAEAFDLIAARIRPVVDEHGPNAVGVVLGNPNVHTMAGALYPPVLLGALRTRSLFTASTVDQMPKHVSSGLLFGDPFAIPVPDLDRTDHLLLIGANPLDSNGSLCTAPDFPGKLKALKARGGTLTVVDPRRTRTAGLADRHLAIRPGADAALLAALAHVLFAEKLADPGPHLADRLDGLAEVEEAVREFTPEAVAAVCEVPAEEIREVARELASAPTAAVYVRVGGSTVAFGTLANWLVDVLNVLTGNLDRPGGALFPLSATSSVGPPSRRGFALGRWHSRVGGHPEAKGELPLAALAQEIATPGEGRVRALITIAANPVLSAPDGDRLDRALADDLELMISVDPYLNETSRHADVILPPPPPSRSAHFDFVFNGFAVRNQVRYTPAPVALETGAMDECEIHARLVLAVSGMHGADPSAVDDLIIDRLLTKAGAPTGLPDRLTGDTGPERVLDLMLRLGPYDGLTLAALRAAPHGIDLGPLRPRLDQVLRTRSGRVELLPPPIAADLPRLRAALDVRRPDNTLLLVGRRHLRSNNSWMHNLPALNGGSNRCTLQLHPQDAARLGVTDGSPVRIRGAGGEIEAPAELTETLRAGVVSLPHGWGHDRSGTRLSVASARPGANVNQLLDGTLLDPLSGTAVLNGFEVTLTPSPL; this is encoded by the coding sequence ATGTACGCCGCCGTGCCTCCGGAGGGCCCCGTGTCCCGCACCGCTCTGCGCATCTGCCCGCTCTGCGAAGCCACGTGCGGACTGACCCTCACCGTCGAGGGGGCCCGCGTCACGGGTGCGCGCGGTGACGCCGACGACGTGTTCAGCCGGGGCTTCATCTGCCCCAAGGGTGCCGCGTTCGGTGAGCTGGACGGCGACCCGGACCGGCTGACCGCTCCACTGATCCGGGTGAACGGGCAACTGGAGAAGGCGAGTTGGGCGGAAGCCTTCGACCTGATCGCCGCCCGCATCCGCCCCGTCGTCGACGAGCACGGGCCGAACGCCGTCGGAGTCGTCCTCGGCAACCCCAACGTGCACACCATGGCCGGAGCGCTCTACCCGCCCGTACTCCTCGGCGCGCTCCGCACCCGCAGCCTCTTCACCGCGTCGACCGTCGACCAGATGCCGAAACACGTCTCCAGCGGCCTGCTCTTCGGTGACCCCTTCGCGATCCCCGTCCCCGATCTGGACCGCACCGACCATCTCCTCCTCATCGGCGCCAACCCCCTGGACTCCAACGGGAGTCTGTGCACCGCCCCCGACTTCCCCGGCAAGCTCAAGGCGCTCAAGGCGCGCGGCGGCACGCTCACCGTCGTCGACCCGCGCCGCACCCGCACCGCCGGACTGGCCGACCGGCACCTCGCGATCCGTCCGGGCGCGGACGCCGCCCTGCTGGCCGCCCTCGCGCACGTGCTCTTCGCGGAGAAGCTCGCCGACCCCGGCCCGCACCTGGCGGACCGCCTCGACGGTCTCGCCGAAGTCGAGGAGGCCGTAAGGGAGTTCACCCCGGAGGCCGTCGCCGCCGTGTGCGAGGTACCGGCGGAGGAGATCCGCGAGGTGGCCCGCGAGCTCGCCTCTGCCCCCACCGCGGCCGTGTACGTCCGCGTGGGCGGTTCCACCGTCGCCTTCGGGACGCTGGCCAACTGGCTCGTCGACGTACTCAACGTTCTGACCGGAAACCTGGACCGGCCGGGCGGCGCGCTCTTCCCGCTCTCCGCGACGTCGTCCGTGGGCCCGCCCTCGCGCAGGGGCTTCGCCCTCGGGCGGTGGCACAGCCGGGTCGGCGGGCACCCCGAGGCCAAGGGCGAACTGCCGCTCGCCGCCCTCGCCCAGGAGATCGCGACACCGGGCGAGGGCCGCGTCCGGGCGCTGATCACCATCGCCGCCAACCCCGTACTCTCCGCCCCGGACGGCGACCGCCTCGACCGCGCCCTCGCCGACGACCTCGAACTGATGATCTCCGTCGACCCCTACCTCAACGAGACCTCGCGGCACGCGGACGTGATCCTGCCGCCCCCGCCGCCGTCGCGCAGCGCCCACTTCGACTTCGTGTTCAACGGCTTCGCCGTCCGCAACCAGGTCCGCTACACGCCCGCACCCGTCGCCCTGGAGACGGGTGCGATGGACGAGTGCGAGATCCACGCCCGACTGGTCCTCGCCGTCAGCGGCATGCACGGGGCGGACCCGTCCGCCGTGGACGACCTGATCATCGACCGCCTCCTCACGAAGGCGGGAGCCCCCACCGGCCTTCCCGACCGCCTCACGGGCGACACGGGCCCCGAACGCGTCCTGGACCTCATGCTGCGCCTGGGCCCCTACGACGGCCTCACCCTGGCCGCTCTCCGCGCCGCCCCGCACGGCATCGACCTGGGTCCGCTGCGGCCCCGCCTGGACCAGGTCCTGCGCACCCGCAGCGGCCGCGTCGAACTCCTCCCGCCCCCGATCGCCGCCGACCTGCCCCGGCTGCGCGCGGCGCTGGACGTGCGACGTCCGGACAACACCCTGCTCCTGGTCGGCCGCAGGCACCTGCGCTCCAACAACAGCTGGATGCACAACCTGCCCGCCCTGAACGGCGGCTCCAACCGCTGCACCCTCCAACTCCACCCGCAGGACGCCGCACGCCTGGGCGTGACGGACGGCTCCCCCGTGCGCATCCGGGGCGCGGGCGGCGAGATCGAGGCCCCGGCGGAGCTGACGGAGACGCTCCGGGCAGGGGTGGTGAGCCTGCCCCACGGCTGGGGCCACGACCGGTCGGGAACGCGCCTCTCGGTGGCCTCGGCCCGCCCCGGCGCCAACGTCAACCAACTCCTGGACGGCACCCTCCTGGACCCCTTGTCGGGAACGGCGGTCCTGAACGGCTTCGAGGTGACGCTCACCCCATCGCCCCTCTAG
- a CDS encoding DMT family transporter — MSNSSSPSGRSEPLALVAAAVTVVLWASAFVSIRSAGASYEPGALALGRLLTASLVLVVILLVRREGLPPRAAWPGIIVSGLLWFGAYAVALNWGEQLVDAGTASLVVNVAPILMALLASRFLGEGLPPRLVAGMVVSFAGAVIVGVSMSGGGGTSLLGVALCLAAAVTYAIGVVAQKPALTHATPLQATTYGCLIGAVACLPFSGQLVDGLSHAPLSATLNMVYLGVFPSALAFTTWAYALKRTTAGKMGATTYAVPAIVVLMSWLLLDEVPGWITLLGGAVCLAGVAVSRSRSRRAEVPLAETPAAPEKV, encoded by the coding sequence ATGAGCAACTCCTCCTCCCCTTCGGGCCGTTCCGAGCCCCTGGCGCTGGTCGCGGCCGCCGTCACGGTCGTGCTGTGGGCCTCGGCCTTCGTGTCCATCCGCAGCGCGGGCGCGTCCTACGAGCCGGGCGCTCTGGCGCTGGGACGGCTGCTGACCGCCTCGCTCGTCCTGGTGGTCATCCTGCTGGTGCGCCGCGAGGGCCTGCCGCCCCGGGCGGCCTGGCCCGGCATCATCGTGTCGGGCCTGCTGTGGTTCGGCGCGTACGCGGTGGCCCTCAACTGGGGCGAGCAGCTGGTCGACGCGGGCACGGCGTCGCTCGTCGTGAACGTGGCTCCGATCCTGATGGCCCTGCTCGCCAGCCGGTTCCTGGGCGAGGGCCTGCCGCCGCGCCTCGTCGCCGGAATGGTGGTCTCCTTCGCGGGCGCGGTGATCGTGGGCGTCTCGATGTCGGGCGGTGGCGGAACGTCCCTGCTGGGCGTGGCCCTGTGCCTCGCGGCCGCCGTGACGTACGCGATAGGGGTCGTCGCCCAGAAGCCCGCCCTGACCCACGCCACGCCGCTCCAGGCCACCACGTACGGCTGCCTGATCGGTGCGGTGGCCTGTCTCCCCTTCAGCGGCCAACTGGTGGACGGTCTGTCCCACGCCCCGCTCTCGGCCACCCTCAACATGGTCTACCTGGGCGTCTTCCCCAGCGCGCTCGCCTTCACGACGTGGGCGTACGCGCTGAAGCGCACGACGGCCGGGAAGATGGGTGCGACGACGTACGCCGTGCCCGCGATCGTGGTCCTGATGTCGTGGCTGCTGCTGGACGAGGTGCCGGGTTGGATCACGCTGCTCGGCGGGGCGGTGTGCCTGGCGGGCGTCGCGGTGTCCCGGTCGCGGTCGCGGCGGGCCGAGGTGCCGCTCGCGGAGACCCCGGCCGCCCCGGAGAAGGTCTGA
- the hmgA gene encoding homogentisate 1,2-dioxygenase has translation MSGNGTDRHVEAARKAAEGLAYSSGFGNEHSSEAVPGALPDGRNSPQRAPLGLYAEQLSGSAFTEPRAHNRRSWLYRIRPSAAHPAFARVDNGGLRSAPFAETVPDPNRLRWNPLPDPAPGTDFLAGLWTLGGNGDATQRTGMAIHLYHADSPMLDRVFSDSDGELLIVPERGGLLLRTEFGLLRAEPGEVALIPRGVRFRVELLDATARGYVCENYGAPFQLPDLGPIGANGLANARDFRAPVAAYEEVEGPVEVVNKFCGNLWSAPYDHSPLDVVAWHGNHVPYVYDLHRFNAIGSISYDHPDPSIFTVLTSPSDTPGLAGVDFVVFAPRWLVGEDTFRPPYFHRNVMSEYMGLIEGAYDAKAAGKGGFVPGGGSLHNMMSAHGPDRETFDRASAAELKPQKIDDGLAFMFETRWPVTATGQAANADHLQSSYDGVWQGLQRHFRP, from the coding sequence ATGAGCGGCAACGGCACGGACCGGCACGTCGAGGCAGCACGCAAGGCCGCGGAGGGCCTGGCGTACTCCTCGGGCTTCGGCAACGAACACAGCTCCGAGGCCGTTCCCGGCGCGCTCCCCGATGGCCGGAACTCGCCCCAGCGCGCGCCGCTGGGCCTGTACGCCGAGCAGCTCAGCGGCAGCGCCTTCACCGAGCCCCGCGCGCACAACCGCCGCTCCTGGCTGTACCGCATCCGCCCCTCCGCCGCGCACCCCGCGTTCGCGCGCGTCGACAACGGCGGCCTGCGCAGCGCCCCCTTCGCCGAGACCGTCCCCGACCCCAACCGGCTGCGCTGGAACCCGCTGCCCGACCCCGCCCCCGGCACCGACTTCCTGGCCGGTCTCTGGACGCTCGGCGGCAACGGCGACGCCACGCAGCGCACGGGCATGGCGATCCACCTGTACCACGCCGACTCCCCCATGCTCGACCGGGTGTTCAGCGACTCCGACGGCGAGCTGCTGATCGTCCCCGAGCGCGGCGGGCTCCTGCTGCGCACCGAGTTCGGCCTGCTGCGCGCCGAGCCCGGCGAGGTCGCGCTGATCCCGCGCGGCGTCCGCTTCCGCGTGGAGCTCCTCGACGCCACCGCCCGAGGTTACGTCTGCGAGAACTACGGCGCGCCCTTCCAGCTCCCCGACCTCGGCCCCATCGGCGCCAACGGCCTCGCCAACGCCCGCGACTTCCGGGCCCCGGTCGCCGCGTACGAGGAGGTCGAAGGCCCGGTCGAGGTCGTCAACAAGTTCTGCGGCAACCTCTGGTCGGCCCCCTACGACCACTCCCCGCTCGACGTCGTCGCCTGGCACGGCAACCACGTCCCGTACGTCTACGACCTGCACCGCTTCAACGCCATCGGCTCCATCTCGTACGACCACCCGGACCCGTCGATCTTCACGGTCCTCACCTCCCCCTCCGACACCCCCGGCCTCGCGGGCGTCGACTTCGTCGTCTTCGCGCCGCGCTGGCTGGTCGGCGAGGACACGTTCCGGCCGCCGTACTTCCACCGCAACGTCATGAGCGAGTACATGGGCCTCATCGAGGGCGCGTACGACGCGAAGGCCGCCGGAAAGGGGGGCTTCGTGCCCGGCGGCGGCTCGCTGCACAACATGATGTCGGCGCACGGCCCCGACCGGGAGACCTTCGACAGGGCGAGTGCCGCCGAGCTGAAGCCGCAGAAGATCGACGACGGTCTGGCGTTCATGTTCGAGACGCGCTGGCCGGTGACCGCGACCGGGCAGGCCGCGAACGCCGATCACCTTCAGTCCTCCTACGACGGGGTGTGGCAGGGTCTTCAGCGACACTTCCGCCCGTAG